Proteins encoded by one window of Mercenaria mercenaria strain notata chromosome 4, MADL_Memer_1, whole genome shotgun sequence:
- the LOC123553225 gene encoding complement C1q tumor necrosis factor-related protein 3-like, which produces MLMCTSFYKMYRRMSLSNYLRDYVSDTESGEITSTDDEEDVIKKPAIQSESTIFALDFSAHLSTSLSNVLSYHAVIFDIVDTNKGSPYNEMTGRFTSPFKGIYVFFITITSTEKLKASLCFMQRFKPVFQSKVKEIEHSVEGYNTRTVAVVLNLDKGDKVWVLNCTKVSEVSQMCEPYYTSFSGRLIEKQSTL; this is translated from the exons ATGCTTATGTGTAcatcattttataaaatgtatagaaGGATGTCGCTTTCAAACTATTTAAGAGATTATGTGTCTGATACTGAAAGTGGGGAAATAACGTCTACAGACG ATGAGGAAGACGTTATTAAGAAACCTGCAATTCAGTCAGAGTCTACGATTTTTGCATTAGATTTCTCGGCGCACTTGTCCACTTCATTATCTAATGTGTTGTCATATCATGCTGTTATCTTTGACATTGTGGATACGAATAAAGGCAGTCCTTACAATGAGATGACAGGACGATTTACCTCACCGTTTAAAGGAatatatgtcttttttattacaattACCAGCACTGAAAAACTGAAAGCGTCGTTATGTTTTATGCAGAGGTTTAAACCAGTTTTTCaatcaaaagtaaaagaaattgagcATTCAGTTGAAGGCTACAACACAAGGACTGTGGCTGTTGTACTCAACCTTGATAAAGGAGATAAGGTTTGGGTATTGAACTGTACTAAGGTGTCAGAAGTTAGTCAAATGTGCGAGCCCTATTATACATCATTTTCtggaagattaattgaaaaacagAGCACTTTGTGA
- the LOC123553226 gene encoding complement C1q tumor necrosis factor-related protein 6-like, whose protein sequence is MSLSKYLLVEEYLSDSDSWELTAADEKVEIIRKPSRLRPSTTLTLTFSTHLSISLSKVTSYRPVIFDTVVTNHDNTFNIKTGRFTAPFKGTYVFFVTITSTERLKATLSLIHKFHPVDKAKVKNREQFIEGFNTRTMTVVLHLDKEDKVWVINATKVSDVNQMLEPYYTTFSGGLVERQNNI, encoded by the exons ATGTCGCTTTCGAAATATTTATTAGTAGAAGAGTATTTGTCCGATAGTGACAGTTGGGAACTAACGGCTGCAGATG AAAAAGTGGAGATCATTCGAAAACCCTCAAGATTGCGCCCGTCAACCACCTTAACATTGACGTTTTCCACTCACCTGTCCATTTCCTTATCGAAAGTGACGTCATATCGTCCCGTTATATTTGACACGGTGGTTACAAATCATGATAATACTTTCAACATAAAAACGGGGCGATTTACTGCGCCCTTTAAGGGAACAtatgtcttttttgtcacaataACAAGCACTGAAAGACTTAAGGCAACGTTAAGTTTAATACACAAGTTTCACCCAGTTGACAAGGCAAAAGTGAAGAATAGAGAACAATTTATCGAAGGATTTAACACAAGAACAATGACAGTTGTGCTTCACCTTGATAAAGAAGATAAGGTATGGGTAATTAATGCCACCAAGGTGTCAGATGTAAACCAAATGCTCGAACCATACTATACAACATTTTCTGGAGGATTAGTTGAAAGGCAGAACAATATTTGA